The region GCCATCACGACGTCCGCACGGTCAAGCCCGAGGAATGGGCTGAGACCGAGCCGTTCATACCTGTGCGGCGCGACGGGCGGCTCTACGGCAGGGGCGCGTCGGACGCCAAGGGGCAGGCCCTCGCGCACGTATGGGCGCTGCGGGCGCTGCGCGATCTAGACGGCGGCGCGCCCATGAACGTGAAGCTGCTCATCGAGGGTGAGGAGGAGACCGGTTCGCCCACCCTCGCCGCCCTGCTCGAGAAGCACGCCGAGCGCCTCGCCTGCGACGTGATCGTCTTCTCCGACACCGTGCAGTGGAAGGCGGACGCACCTGCACCGGTGACCTCGATGCGCGGCACCGTCAACGCCACGCTCACGGTGCGAGGGCCCGACCGCGACGTGCACAGCGGGGTCGTCGCGGGAACGACGGTGAACCCGGCCATCACGCTCGCGCATGCGCTCGCCGCGCTGCACGACGAGCAAGGCCGGGTGCGCGTACCCGGCTTCTACGACGGCGTGGCAGAGCTGACCGACGAGCGTCGTTCGGAGTTCGCGGCGCTTCCCTTCGACGAGCACGACTGGGTGGTGCGCACCGAGACCCGCGTCGTCAATGGCGAAGAGGGCTTCACGGTGCTGGAGCGCCTGTGGGCCCGCCCGACCGTCGAGGTGATGTCGCTGATCGCCGGCGACCCCCTCGGCCTGCCCCGTTCGGTCATCCCGCGGGATGCGACCGCGAACCTGAGCATCCGCACGGTCGCCGACCAGCGCATCCCCGCGGTCGCCGAGCAGCTGCGGGGCTTCTTCGCATCGGTGCTGCCCGCCGAAGCCGAGTACTCGCTCGTGATCGACGAGGCAGTGGGGCAGGAGCCGTACGAGTCGCCGAGCGGACCTCTTCTCGGCGCGCTGGAGCGCGCGCTCGAACGCGGCTACGACCTGCCCGTGCGCGGACGGATGGGCAACGCCGGTGGCGGGCCAGCCGACCTGCTGACTCGTACGTTCGACGCTCCGATCCTGTTCCTCGGCACGGGGCTGCCCGAAGACCACTGGCATTCCAGCGACGAGAGCATCGATCTGCGGATGCTGCACAGCGGCGCCGCGTCGATCGCGCACCTGTGGCGTGAGCTGGCGGAGGTGCTCTCCGCGAGGCCGTGAGCGCCATCCGTGGCCTGTCGGTGCACGCGGATAGGGTCGGGAGCATGAAGTCGGGTGATCCGGGGTGGCTGCGGCGCAGGCATCCTGTTGTCGCGGTGACCGCGACCGACGACGCACCCGAACCGGGTGGCGAATGGCCGACCGGCATCCCGGCGGTCGCTCAGCTGCTGCGCGATGGCATGCGGCTCTCGCCGGGGGTCACGTTCCTCGTCGGTGAGAACGGCAGCGGCAAATCGACGATCGTCGAGGGGATCGCGCTGGCGTACGGGCTGTCGCCCGAGGGCGGGTCGCGCAACGCCCGGCACAGCACGAGGCCGACCGAATCGCCGCTGTCGGACTGGCTGCGGCTGGAACGCGGCATCGGCGCGAGCTCGTGGGGGTTCTTCCTGCGTGCCGAGACGATGCACTCCTTCTACACGTACCTCGAGCAGAATCCCTCGTCGAGCGGAGACGCGCGCTTCCACGAGATGAGCCACGGGGAGTCCTTCCTCGAGATACTGAGCACCCGCTTCGATTCGCCGGGCTTCTACTGCCTCGACGAGCCGGAGGCGGCGCTGTCGTTCGCGTCGACGCTGACCCTCATCTCGGTCCTGCGCCGCATCGCCGACGAGGGCGGGCAGGTGCTCTGCGCCACCCACTCGCCGGTGCTCGCCTCATTGCCAGGCGCGACCATCCTCGAGGTCGGCGACTGGGGGCTGCGCGAGACGACCTGGGACGACCTCGAGCTGGTGCGGCACTGGCGCTCTTTCCTCGGCGATCCCGACCGCTACCTGCGGCACCTGCTCGACTGACCGGCTATGCGGCAGCCTGCGGGAAGGCGCGGGTCAGCTTGTGCGGGTTGCACACCTGCCGGATGCCGCGGATCCGGCCGACCTGGTCGAACTCGAGGGTCAGCACGTCGGTGCGTCCGCTGTGGTCGAGCGCGAAGGCGAGCTCGCCGTTGACCTCGATCGGCGTGAACGAGAAGGGAAGCGCGGGATCGAAGGCCCTCGCCTTCTCGCGCACGCCAACGTAGAAGCGATGCACCTTCTGGGCGCCGAAGATCGGATTGCGGGTCGCGGCGACCACACCGCCGCCGTCGGTCCACAGGATGGTCTCGTCGGTGAGCAGCGTCAGCAGGGTGTCGAGGTCGCCGTTCTGCACGGCGGCGAGCAGGCTGCTGAGCGCCTCGGGATCGGCAGCGCGCGGGGCGGGCGAATGCTCGTCGATCTGCAACCGGCGCTCGGCACGCGAGATCAGCTGGCGCACCGCGGCGGGCGACTTCTCGAGGATCTCGCCGATCTCGACGGCGGTTATCGCGTAGGCGCGGTGCAGCACCACGGCGGCGCGCGCCTCTGGCGAGAGCTGCTCGGCGAGGTGCAGCAGGGCGAGTGAGAGCAGTTCGCGGTCGGCGACCGCGTCGTCGGGAAGCCGGTCGGTCGCGACGGGCTCCGGCAGCCAGTGCCCGGTGTACTCCTCGCGCACGGCGACCAGCGCACGCACGCGGTCGATCGAGCGGCGCACGCATGTCGTGGTGAGCCAGGCGGGCCAGGAGCGCACGGCCGCGGCATCCGCCCGCTCAGCCTTCAGTGCCTCGATCGCGACCTCCGAGACGACGTCTTCGGCATGGCCGAAGTCACCGAGCATCCGGTATGCGATCCCGATCAGCCTGCCGCGTTCGGCCTCCCAGGCCAGCGCGGCGGAGGTGGCGACGGTCATGCCGCTCACGCTACCGCGCTGGGCATTCGCTCACACGATGGGGTGCTTGTCATCGACCGGCGGAGCCATCTCTGTCGCGATCGCGATGCGGTTCCAGACGTTTATGGTGCAGATCGCCATGACAATGGCACCCAGCTCGCTCTCGCTGAAGTGCTCTGCCGCAGCGTTCCAGATCTCGTCGGTCACGGTGTCGGGGCCGAGCTTCGTGATCGCGTCGGTCAGTGCGAGCGCGGCGAGTTCCTTCGGCTCGAAGAGGTTGCGGGCGTGCTGCCAGGCACCCACCGCGTGCAGTGTGCGCTGGGGAATGCCGTGCTTCGCACCGTCGGTCGCGTGCATGTCGACGCAGAATCCGCAGCCGTTGAGGATCGACGCGCGAAGCTTGATCAGCTCGTACAGGCGCTTCTCGACCGCCCTGCTCGAGTACGCCTCCATCCCGATGACGGCGGCGTAGCCGAGCTTGTTGGTGCGGCCCATGTCGATCCTGGTCATGGTGGTCCTCTCATCCGGGCATCCGGTCGATGCCTCTGACCGTCTGTCGGAGCCGAGCTGCGAAGTGTGACAGGCGTCGGCGCCGGCCTGGCGTCATCCGGCCTCGGCGCCGAGACGACCCTGCGAGAATGGGAGATCCGACGACCCGAGGAGTTCTCGTGCTGTACATCTCGACCCGCGGCGGCATGCAGCCGCAGCCGTTCAGTGAGACGCTGCTCGAGGGCCTCGCGCCAGACGGCGGGCTCGCGGTGCCGCAGCAGCTGCCGCAGGTCGACGCCGAGACGCTCGAGCGGTGGCGCGCGCTCACCTACCCGCAGCTCGCGACCGAGGTGCTCTCGCTGTTCGCCACAGACATCCCTCGTGACGACCTCGCGCGCATGACCGCGGCGGCGTACGCCGACTTCCCGGATGCCGTGGTGCCGCTGCGCTCGATCGGCGGCGGGCTGACGCTCGTCGGCCTCTCGGAGGGCCCGACTCTGGCGTTCAAGGACATGGCGATGCAGTTCCTCGGCCAGGTGCTCGAGTACGTGCTCGAGAAGAAGGGGCGCGTGCTGAACATCGTCGGTGCGACCTCGGGCGACACCGGATCGGCGGCTGAGCACGCGCTGCGCGGCAAAGACCGCGTCTCGGTGTTCATGCTCTCGCCGCAGGGCCGGATGAGCTCCTTCCAGCGGGCTCAGATGTTCTCGCTGCAGGACGCCAACGTGCACAACATCGCCGTCGACGGCGTCTTCGACGACTGCCAGAACCTGGTGAAGAGGCTCGCGGGCGACCTCGAGTTCAAGCGCGAGCAGAACCTCGGCGCGGTCAACTCGATCAACCTGGGGCGCATCGCTGCTCAGGTCGTCTACTACTTCTGGGCATGGATGCGGGTGACGGACGCCGTCGAGCCGGAGTTCCGCCCGGGCTTCGAGGTGTCGTTCACGGTTCCCTCCGGCAACTTCGGAAACATCCTGTCCGGCTTCTTCGCCAAGGGCATGGGCGTTCCGATCCGCCGTCTCGTTCTCGCCGCCAACGAGAACAACGTTCTCGACGAGTTCTTCCGCACGGGCATCTACCGCCCGCGTTCGGCGGCAGACACCCACGCCACCTCGAGCCCCTCGATGGACATCTCGAAGGCATCGAACCTCGAGCGCTTCATCTTCGATCTCGTCGGCCGCGACCCGGGACGCGTCGTGCAGGCCTGGGATGCCCTCGATGCTGTGGGCCAGGTGGACTTCTCTGCAGAGCAGGGCCGCTTCGAGAGCGAGTTCGGCATCGTCAGCGGCACGTCGACACACGCCGACCGGCTTGCGACGATCCGCTCGGTGTACGAAGAGACCGGCGAGATCATCGACCCGCACACGGCTGACGGGGTGAAGGTGGCCCGCGAGTTCGTCGAGCACGAGGTGCCGATGCTCGTGCTCGAGACGGCGAAGCCGCAGAAGTTCGCCGAGACCATCGCCGAGGCGATCGGCGTCGAGCTCGAGTTCTCGCCCGCTCTGCG is a window of Microbacterium esteraromaticum DNA encoding:
- a CDS encoding AAA family ATPase, with amino-acid sequence MKSGDPGWLRRRHPVVAVTATDDAPEPGGEWPTGIPAVAQLLRDGMRLSPGVTFLVGENGSGKSTIVEGIALAYGLSPEGGSRNARHSTRPTESPLSDWLRLERGIGASSWGFFLRAETMHSFYTYLEQNPSSSGDARFHEMSHGESFLEILSTRFDSPGFYCLDEPEAALSFASTLTLISVLRRIADEGGQVLCATHSPVLASLPGATILEVGDWGLRETTWDDLELVRHWRSFLGDPDRYLRHLLD
- a CDS encoding M20/M25/M40 family metallo-hydrolase, yielding MDPIREHLHRHLDELTDRLAEWVAIPSIAGDAEHQGDLRRSAHWLAGEMRAAGLEASVLESGDSWAVLGEYSAGPEAPTALVYSHHDVRTVKPEEWAETEPFIPVRRDGRLYGRGASDAKGQALAHVWALRALRDLDGGAPMNVKLLIEGEEETGSPTLAALLEKHAERLACDVIVFSDTVQWKADAPAPVTSMRGTVNATLTVRGPDRDVHSGVVAGTTVNPAITLAHALAALHDEQGRVRVPGFYDGVAELTDERRSEFAALPFDEHDWVVRTETRVVNGEEGFTVLERLWARPTVEVMSLIAGDPLGLPRSVIPRDATANLSIRTVADQRIPAVAEQLRGFFASVLPAEAEYSLVIDEAVGQEPYESPSGPLLGALERALERGYDLPVRGRMGNAGGGPADLLTRTFDAPILFLGTGLPEDHWHSSDESIDLRMLHSGAASIAHLWRELAEVLSARP
- a CDS encoding carboxymuconolactone decarboxylase family protein — its product is MTRIDMGRTNKLGYAAVIGMEAYSSRAVEKRLYELIKLRASILNGCGFCVDMHATDGAKHGIPQRTLHAVGAWQHARNLFEPKELAALALTDAITKLGPDTVTDEIWNAAAEHFSESELGAIVMAICTINVWNRIAIATEMAPPVDDKHPIV
- a CDS encoding sigma-70 family RNA polymerase sigma factor; translation: MTVATSAALAWEAERGRLIGIAYRMLGDFGHAEDVVSEVAIEALKAERADAAAVRSWPAWLTTTCVRRSIDRVRALVAVREEYTGHWLPEPVATDRLPDDAVADRELLSLALLHLAEQLSPEARAAVVLHRAYAITAVEIGEILEKSPAAVRQLISRAERRLQIDEHSPAPRAADPEALSSLLAAVQNGDLDTLLTLLTDETILWTDGGGVVAATRNPIFGAQKVHRFYVGVREKARAFDPALPFSFTPIEVNGELAFALDHSGRTDVLTLEFDQVGRIRGIRQVCNPHKLTRAFPQAAA
- the thrC gene encoding threonine synthase; translated protein: MLYISTRGGMQPQPFSETLLEGLAPDGGLAVPQQLPQVDAETLERWRALTYPQLATEVLSLFATDIPRDDLARMTAAAYADFPDAVVPLRSIGGGLTLVGLSEGPTLAFKDMAMQFLGQVLEYVLEKKGRVLNIVGATSGDTGSAAEHALRGKDRVSVFMLSPQGRMSSFQRAQMFSLQDANVHNIAVDGVFDDCQNLVKRLAGDLEFKREQNLGAVNSINLGRIAAQVVYYFWAWMRVTDAVEPEFRPGFEVSFTVPSGNFGNILSGFFAKGMGVPIRRLVLAANENNVLDEFFRTGIYRPRSAADTHATSSPSMDISKASNLERFIFDLVGRDPGRVVQAWDALDAVGQVDFSAEQGRFESEFGIVSGTSTHADRLATIRSVYEETGEIIDPHTADGVKVAREFVEHEVPMLVLETAKPQKFAETIAEAIGVELEFSPALREMMDAPQRVTEMADDEQALRAFVAEHALR